One genomic segment of Erythrobacter sp. THAF29 includes these proteins:
- a CDS encoding Pycsar system effector family protein has translation MTKEGLDKTDGPPGDAADCPPDYSANAIHLCRTAQINTLTLSRMADQKANILIGATFVVFSLSVTRLIGSEITIATISLALTAFTSSLFAVLAVLPTTKSVAASDPHFNVLFFGHFTQVDEEEWKRNLLKELEDDEAVFRTMLRDIYQNGQILHRRKYRFLGYAYRIFLSGLLITMIIYAAEYFNELA, from the coding sequence GTGACAAAAGAAGGCCTCGACAAAACGGATGGGCCACCCGGCGACGCGGCAGACTGCCCGCCTGACTACTCGGCCAATGCCATTCACCTTTGCCGAACTGCGCAGATCAACACGCTCACTCTTTCGCGCATGGCAGACCAGAAGGCGAATATTCTGATCGGCGCAACTTTCGTTGTGTTTTCGCTCTCCGTGACACGCCTGATCGGAAGTGAAATCACGATTGCTACGATCTCGCTCGCGCTGACTGCCTTTACCTCTTCGCTCTTCGCCGTGCTTGCTGTTTTGCCGACAACGAAATCCGTCGCGGCCAGTGATCCGCACTTCAATGTCCTGTTCTTCGGACATTTCACCCAGGTCGATGAAGAAGAATGGAAACGCAATCTACTCAAAGAACTTGAAGACGACGAGGCAGTGTTCAGGACAATGCTGCGCGATATCTACCAGAACGGGCAGATCCTCCATCGTCGGAAGTACCGATTCCTTGGATACGCATACCGCATATTCCTCTCGGGCCTGTTGATCACGATGATCATCTATGCTGCTGAGTATTTCAACGAGCTCGCCTAG
- a CDS encoding HAD family hydrolase: MSRPLIISDCDEVLLHMVAHFKEWLEESQGVDFNLDGANFGEALRWQETGELLEASDVWKMLGGFFDTEMGRQKPIDGAVEAINTLSEYADVVILTNLVDERRDMRAEQLEAVGIKAPVFTNQGPKGPALEKIIAEFQPSRAAFIDDLPQHHHSVAETAPHVVRLHMCGEPLIAGAIDCAHKAGHADARIDRWSEALPWLMNKLEGIPA; the protein is encoded by the coding sequence ATGAGCCGCCCTCTTATCATCAGCGATTGCGACGAAGTGCTGCTGCACATGGTCGCCCATTTCAAGGAATGGCTCGAAGAGAGCCAAGGCGTCGATTTCAACCTCGATGGTGCCAATTTCGGCGAGGCGCTGCGCTGGCAGGAAACGGGCGAGTTGCTCGAGGCCTCCGACGTCTGGAAAATGCTCGGCGGGTTTTTCGATACCGAGATGGGGCGTCAGAAACCGATCGATGGCGCAGTCGAGGCGATCAACACACTGTCCGAGTATGCCGATGTCGTAATCCTCACAAATCTCGTCGACGAGCGCCGCGACATGCGCGCGGAACAATTGGAAGCGGTGGGTATAAAGGCCCCTGTATTTACCAACCAGGGACCGAAGGGGCCGGCGCTCGAGAAGATTATCGCCGAATTCCAGCCGAGCCGTGCGGCGTTTATCGATGACTTGCCGCAGCACCATCATTCGGTCGCCGAGACCGCGCCCCATGTCGTGCGTTTGCACATGTGCGGAGAACCCTTGATCGCCGGCGCGATCGATTGCGCGCACAAGGCAGGACACGCCGATGCCCGGATCGACCGTTGGTCCGAAGCGTTGCCTTGGCTGATGAATAAACTGGAGGGGATCCCCGCATGA
- a CDS encoding DUF3572 domain-containing protein, with translation MPHPYQDSNHSGALPAPTLALAALGWVLEDDDRAQRFLSLTGLDPDTLRAGLGDSSVLAAPLDFLANHEPDLIRAAEALAVTPEELVAARQELSR, from the coding sequence ATCCCGCATCCTTACCAAGATTCGAACCATTCCGGCGCTCTGCCGGCACCCACGCTTGCGCTTGCTGCGCTCGGTTGGGTGCTGGAGGATGATGACCGCGCCCAGCGATTTCTGAGCCTGACAGGACTCGACCCGGACACTCTCAGGGCCGGGCTGGGTGATTCGTCTGTACTGGCAGCGCCGCTCGACTTTCTCGCCAACCACGAACCCGACCTGATCCGCGCGGCAGAGGCGCTTGCCGTCACGCCCGAGGAACTGGTCGCCGCCCGACAGGAACTGTCCCGATGA
- a CDS encoding response regulator, with protein sequence MIKRIMVVEDNDLNRKLFCDVLKANGFAVEPVADGEIVLETARSVSPDLIIMDIQLPGVSGVDLIEAAKRDLKLSEIPVLAVTAFAAKGDEERIRAAGASGYLAKPVSIMPFMNAVKELLPL encoded by the coding sequence GTGATAAAGCGAATTATGGTTGTCGAGGACAACGACCTCAACAGGAAATTGTTCTGCGACGTGCTGAAAGCAAATGGATTCGCCGTCGAACCGGTGGCCGATGGGGAAATCGTGCTTGAAACAGCGCGTTCGGTCTCGCCCGATCTCATCATAATGGACATCCAGTTGCCCGGCGTATCGGGCGTCGACCTGATAGAGGCTGCGAAGCGCGATCTGAAACTTTCGGAGATCCCTGTACTTGCTGTCACTGCCTTTGCCGCGAAAGGCGACGAAGAACGCATTCGTGCTGCCGGAGCATCGGGTTACCTTGCGAAACCCGTTTCGATCATGCCCTTCATGAATGCAGTGAAGGAATTGCTTCCGCTCTAG
- a CDS encoding acyl carrier protein, giving the protein MTEAEVDTRIRALIAPFNKKGIEISEGTTFQNDLEFDSLTVMDFVAEIEDEFDIIISMNQQAEIENYGQLVSAVHKLQADS; this is encoded by the coding sequence ATGACCGAAGCCGAAGTCGACACGCGCATCCGCGCCCTGATCGCGCCCTTCAACAAAAAGGGCATCGAGATCAGCGAAGGCACGACCTTCCAGAACGACCTGGAATTCGATAGCCTCACCGTGATGGATTTCGTGGCCGAGATCGAAGACGAGTTCGACATCATCATCAGCATGAACCAGCAGGCCGAAATCGAGAATTACGGACAGCTCGTTTCCGCCGTTCACAAACTGCAGGCCGATTCATGA
- a CDS encoding aminotransferase class I/II-fold pyridoxal phosphate-dependent enzyme, whose translation MSEGIAQADQPTELEGGTKDLFSKFDDIINTRETLLASGVEDPYNLVMEKVLSPTRAICNGRDTILLGTYNYMGMTFDPDVIDAGKQALADFGSGTTGSRVLNGTYQGHKECEDALKEFYGMDHAMVFSTGYQANLGIISTIAGKGDYVVLDIDSHASIYDGCAMGNAEIVPFRHNDIEAMEKRLKRIPEDAGKLVVLEGVYSMLGDVAPLKEMVGIAKKYGAMVLVDEAHSMGFIGENGRGVCEEQGIIDDCDFIIGTFSKSVGTVGGFCVSNHPKFDIMRLVCRPYVFTASLPPSVVATAATSIRKLMHGGNKRAHLWENSKRLHKGLLDLGFELGTQEPQSAIIAVIMPDLQRGAMMWEALLKEGLYVNLARPPATPAGMTLLRCSLCAEHSSEEVETILKMFENAGKATGIIE comes from the coding sequence ATGAGCGAAGGCATCGCGCAGGCGGACCAGCCGACCGAACTGGAAGGCGGCACGAAAGACCTGTTCTCCAAGTTCGACGACATCATCAACACCCGCGAAACGCTGCTGGCGAGCGGGGTCGAGGATCCGTACAACCTCGTCATGGAGAAGGTGCTGTCGCCCACCCGCGCAATCTGCAACGGGCGCGACACGATCCTGCTCGGAACCTACAATTACATGGGCATGACTTTCGATCCTGATGTCATCGATGCTGGCAAGCAAGCGCTCGCCGACTTCGGTTCGGGAACGACAGGAAGCCGCGTTCTCAATGGCACATACCAGGGCCACAAAGAGTGCGAGGACGCGCTCAAGGAATTTTACGGGATGGACCACGCCATGGTCTTCTCGACCGGGTACCAGGCCAATCTCGGCATTATCTCGACGATCGCGGGCAAGGGCGACTACGTCGTACTCGACATCGACAGCCATGCTTCGATTTACGATGGCTGCGCGATGGGCAACGCCGAGATCGTGCCCTTCCGTCACAACGATATCGAAGCGATGGAAAAACGCCTCAAGCGCATACCCGAGGACGCAGGCAAACTGGTCGTGCTTGAAGGCGTCTATTCGATGCTGGGCGATGTTGCGCCGCTCAAGGAAATGGTCGGGATCGCCAAGAAATATGGCGCGATGGTGCTGGTCGATGAAGCGCATTCAATGGGCTTTATCGGCGAGAACGGTCGCGGCGTCTGCGAAGAGCAGGGCATAATCGATGACTGCGACTTCATCATCGGTACCTTTTCGAAGAGCGTCGGGACGGTCGGGGGCTTCTGCGTTTCCAACCATCCAAAATTCGACATCATGCGGCTGGTGTGCCGTCCTTACGTGTTCACCGCCAGCCTCCCGCCGAGCGTGGTGGCGACGGCGGCGACCTCGATCCGCAAGCTGATGCACGGCGGGAACAAGCGCGCGCATCTGTGGGAGAATTCAAAGCGCTTGCATAAAGGCCTGCTCGATCTCGGCTTCGAGCTGGGAACGCAGGAACCGCAAAGCGCGATTATCGCCGTCATCATGCCCGATCTCCAGCGCGGGGCGATGATGTGGGAGGCTCTCTTGAAAGAGGGTCTTTACGTCAATCTCGCGCGCCCACCTGCGACACCTGCGGGCATGACTCTACTGCGCTGCTCGCTGTGCGCCGAGCATTCGAGCGAGGAAGTCGAAACGATCCTCAAGATGTTCGAGAACGCGGGCAAGGCGACGGGGATAATTGAGTAA